From the genome of Bacteroides sp. MSB163, one region includes:
- a CDS encoding DUF3098 domain-containing protein, with protein sequence MGLKIMKRKEKETVFGRRNYVILLIGSVIIIVGYLFMSGEGSTSAAYNPDIFSGLRIRVAPIVCLTGYLINIFGILYRTGRN encoded by the coding sequence ATGGGATTGAAAATAATGAAGCGGAAAGAGAAAGAAACGGTATTTGGCAGGAGAAATTATGTGATTCTGCTAATTGGTTCGGTCATAATCATAGTGGGATATCTGTTCATGAGCGGCGAGGGGAGTACCTCCGCCGCCTACAACCCTGATATATTCAGTGGATTGCGTATAAGGGTAGCTCCCATCGTATGCCTGACAGGGTATTTGATTAATATATTCGGTATCCTGTACCGAACCGGACGGAATTAA
- a CDS encoding DUF2723 domain-containing protein — translation MSNLLFKKWNDFSGWIVFVIAAFVYGMTIEPTVSFWDCPEFISCAEKLQVGHPPGAPFYMLVGNLFTQFASDPSQVSWMVNFLNALLSAGCILFLFWSITRLLRFLIINDGQNLSTADVIIILGAGFVGALAYTFSDTFWFSAVEGEVYAFSSFLTALVFWMILRWQDESDSVYGDRWLILIAYIIGLSIGVHLLNLLCIPAIVLVFYYQKYRTISLKGVAAAIAISGLLIIFILFVYIPGMADIGGWFELLFVNVFGLPFHTGLISFLALTFFVLAGAIYRFRKRMLHTSLWCLLMLTVGYTTYAVILIRANANTPLNENAPDNIFTLKSYLNREQYESAPLLYGKTYASEPEYVPEGDYYRVKTTKGSAVYRPDKEEGKYKIIRHKEDVCYTQNMLFPRMWSERMASSYKNWTGGNEATPTQKENLTYFITYQLNYMYWRYFLWNFVGRQNDVQGSGEPEHGNWITGISWLDNLRLGDQSLLPESLRQNKGHNVFYGLPLLLGLFGIYWQWNRSKKGKQQFSVLFFLFFMTGLAIVLYLNQTPGQPRERDYAYAGSFYAFAIWIGIGAAGLCDALRRKTTSTVQVSVLMTICLLIPVQMATQTWDDHDRSARFTCRDFGANYLMTLPDAGNPIIFCNGDNDTFPLWYNQDTEEVRRDARVCNLSYAQTDWYIYQQQCPLYDAPGLPISWNKNQYQEGKNEYVVVRPELKKQIEELYRKHPEEARDSFGEDPFEVKNILKYWIFSERQEFNVIPTDTINIHIDKDALLRSGIMLPEAIRRLKGEELKDAIPDKLYIPLKDIRMLNKVDLLMLEILANCNWERPLYLAISVGSVSKLKFDNYFVQEGLAFRFTPFDYKKWGDADENRLYAVDVERLYDNVMNRYKYGGLNTPGLYLDETTLRTCWYHRRLFAQLAKELIIQGDPARAKKVLAYAEQAVPGYNVPETYESGSYSIATAYAALGEKMKAITLTEHLIAEAEDYINWAFSLKGNRMEMVHNDCIYKFWQWSQCNELLKKVDEKRYKESNSRFEDKYALFAPNMSYKN, via the coding sequence ATGAGCAACTTATTATTTAAAAAGTGGAATGATTTTAGTGGGTGGATTGTCTTTGTGATAGCAGCTTTTGTATATGGAATGACGATTGAACCTACTGTCAGTTTTTGGGACTGTCCCGAATTTATCTCGTGTGCCGAAAAGTTACAAGTGGGGCATCCACCGGGGGCGCCTTTCTATATGCTTGTTGGAAACTTGTTTACTCAGTTTGCTTCCGACCCGTCACAAGTGTCCTGGATGGTTAATTTTCTGAATGCGTTGCTGAGTGCCGGTTGTATCTTATTTCTTTTCTGGAGTATCACCCGGTTACTAAGATTCCTGATAATAAATGATGGGCAGAATTTATCAACGGCGGATGTTATCATCATTTTGGGGGCAGGCTTTGTTGGAGCCTTGGCATATACATTCAGTGACACATTCTGGTTCAGTGCGGTAGAAGGTGAAGTCTATGCCTTTTCTTCTTTCCTTACGGCACTGGTATTTTGGATGATTCTTCGCTGGCAAGATGAATCGGATTCGGTATATGGCGACCGTTGGCTTATCCTGATAGCTTATATCATCGGGCTGTCAATCGGAGTGCATTTGCTTAATTTGCTCTGTATCCCGGCCATTGTGTTGGTTTTCTATTATCAGAAATATCGGACGATATCGCTTAAAGGAGTAGCTGCGGCAATTGCCATATCAGGTCTTCTCATTATATTTATTCTTTTTGTTTATATTCCGGGCATGGCTGACATAGGAGGCTGGTTCGAGTTGCTTTTTGTCAATGTATTCGGGCTTCCTTTCCACACAGGGCTGATAAGCTTTTTAGCTTTAACATTTTTCGTACTGGCGGGAGCCATTTATCGTTTCCGAAAACGTATGTTGCATACTTCTTTATGGTGCTTGCTTATGCTCACCGTAGGCTATACCACCTATGCGGTGATACTGATTCGTGCCAACGCCAATACTCCGCTTAATGAGAATGCGCCGGACAATATTTTTACGCTCAAAAGTTATCTGAACCGCGAGCAGTATGAAAGTGCTCCTCTGCTTTATGGAAAAACCTACGCTTCCGAACCGGAATATGTGCCCGAGGGTGACTATTACAGAGTAAAAACCACAAAGGGGAGTGCTGTATATCGCCCGGATAAAGAAGAAGGCAAATATAAAATAATCCGGCATAAAGAAGATGTGTGCTACACTCAGAATATGCTGTTTCCCCGGATGTGGAGTGAGCGCATGGCTTCTTCTTACAAAAATTGGACAGGAGGAAACGAGGCCACTCCCACACAAAAAGAAAACCTGACTTATTTCATTACCTATCAACTCAACTATATGTATTGGCGCTATTTCTTGTGGAACTTTGTAGGACGGCAGAACGATGTGCAAGGAAGTGGCGAACCGGAACATGGGAACTGGATAACAGGAATTTCATGGTTGGATAATTTAAGATTGGGAGACCAGAGCTTGTTGCCGGAATCCCTGCGCCAGAACAAAGGGCACAATGTATTTTATGGATTGCCACTATTATTAGGACTGTTCGGTATCTATTGGCAATGGAACCGCAGTAAGAAAGGCAAACAACAATTTAGTGTACTGTTTTTCCTCTTCTTTATGACAGGACTGGCTATTGTGCTTTATCTGAATCAAACACCCGGTCAGCCGCGCGAACGGGACTATGCATACGCCGGTTCGTTCTATGCTTTTGCTATCTGGATAGGGATAGGTGCTGCCGGATTGTGTGATGCGCTTCGCCGGAAAACGACTTCTACGGTACAAGTCAGTGTATTAATGACAATCTGTTTATTGATTCCGGTGCAAATGGCCACTCAGACGTGGGATGACCATGACCGGAGTGCCCGTTTCACTTGTCGCGACTTTGGGGCTAACTATCTGATGACTCTTCCCGATGCGGGAAATCCGATTATCTTTTGTAACGGGGATAATGATACTTTCCCATTGTGGTATAATCAGGATACGGAGGAAGTGCGCAGGGATGCACGTGTCTGTAACCTGAGTTACGCGCAGACAGATTGGTATATTTATCAGCAGCAATGTCCGTTGTATGATGCTCCCGGACTGCCTATAAGTTGGAATAAGAATCAGTATCAGGAAGGTAAAAACGAATATGTGGTCGTACGCCCGGAACTGAAAAAACAAATAGAGGAATTGTACCGGAAACATCCGGAGGAAGCACGTGACAGCTTTGGAGAAGACCCGTTTGAAGTAAAAAATATCTTGAAATATTGGATATTCTCAGAGAGACAGGAATTTAATGTAATTCCTACGGATACGATAAATATCCACATTGATAAGGATGCGCTGCTCCGTTCGGGAATCATGCTTCCTGAAGCAATCCGGCGTTTGAAAGGGGAAGAACTGAAAGATGCGATACCGGACAAACTTTATATTCCTTTAAAAGATATACGTATGCTGAACAAAGTAGATTTACTGATGCTGGAGATACTGGCTAACTGTAATTGGGAACGTCCGCTTTACCTTGCAATCTCCGTAGGGAGTGTTAGTAAACTGAAGTTTGACAATTACTTTGTGCAGGAAGGATTAGCATTCCGCTTTACACCTTTTGACTATAAGAAGTGGGGGGATGCCGACGAAAACAGGCTTTATGCAGTAGATGTGGAAAGGCTTTATGACAATGTAATGAACAGATATAAATATGGCGGGCTGAATACTCCGGGACTCTATCTGGATGAAACAACCCTGCGTACGTGTTGGTATCATCGCAGGCTTTTCGCGCAACTGGCTAAAGAACTAATAATACAAGGAGACCCTGCGCGTGCAAAGAAAGTACTTGCCTATGCGGAACAGGCTGTTCCGGGATATAATGTTCCCGAAACGTATGAAAGCGGTTCTTATAGCATAGCAACAGCCTATGCCGCATTGGGCGAAAAGATGAAAGCGATAACACTGACAGAGCATTTGATAGCCGAAGCGGAAGATTATATCAACTGGGCTTTTTCATTAAAGGGGAACCGTATGGAAATGGTCCACAACGATTGTATCTATAAATTTTGGCAATGGAGCCAATGCAATGAACTCCTGAAGAAGGTCGATGAAAAGAGATATAAAGAGAGTAACAGTCGGTTTGAAGATAAATATGCACTATTTGCTCCAAACATGAGTTACAAGAACTAA
- a CDS encoding tetratricopeptide repeat protein, whose amino-acid sequence MSNLRILLYVFILSLVACHPEGTNVKQGLDKAAQLIEQDPDTASIILETIRMNQMNEAQLVEYNLLCTQFNEDKNIPHSSDNQIRQAVSYYEQYGNELQKSRAYYYLACVESDLNQEKDAEAHFKEAIKLAAHAEEYEQMTKICKRCSLYYQKYKNFDEALEMERKAYASQLMLIDSKDNSTVILSSALGLLGVMSLLLGLLWKKHLSVHSQLDTFKEEMHMKEVESDKLVMQCNYLEEKYQSLQQHIYESSPVVSKVRQLKERTALSSKISFFSEKDWTELLRLQESVYGLVSKLREISPKLTEEDLRVCAFLREGVQPACFADLMKLTVETLTRRISRIKTEKLMLANSKKSLEDIVKSL is encoded by the coding sequence ATGAGTAATCTTCGAATTTTATTGTATGTATTTATCCTTTCTTTGGTTGCATGTCATCCGGAGGGGACTAATGTGAAACAAGGATTGGACAAAGCCGCCCAATTAATAGAGCAAGATCCGGATACGGCATCCATTATTCTTGAAACTATTCGGATGAACCAAATGAATGAGGCGCAACTTGTAGAATATAATTTGCTTTGTACTCAATTCAATGAAGATAAGAATATACCTCATTCTTCTGATAATCAGATTCGTCAGGCCGTATCTTATTATGAGCAATATGGAAATGAACTTCAAAAGTCGAGAGCCTATTATTATCTGGCATGCGTAGAGAGTGATTTGAATCAGGAAAAAGATGCCGAAGCTCATTTCAAAGAAGCAATAAAATTAGCTGCACATGCAGAAGAATATGAGCAAATGACTAAGATTTGCAAGAGATGTAGCCTGTATTATCAGAAATATAAAAACTTTGACGAGGCGCTGGAAATGGAAAGAAAAGCATACGCCAGCCAGTTGATGCTGATTGATAGTAAAGATAACTCTACTGTCATTCTATCTTCTGCCTTAGGCTTGTTAGGTGTTATGTCTCTCTTGCTCGGATTACTTTGGAAGAAACATTTGTCTGTACATTCGCAACTGGATACCTTTAAGGAAGAAATGCATATGAAAGAGGTTGAATCTGACAAACTGGTGATGCAATGTAATTATCTCGAAGAAAAATATCAATCTCTCCAACAACATATTTATGAGAGTTCTCCGGTTGTCTCAAAAGTCCGTCAGCTGAAGGAACGAACGGCTTTATCTTCTAAAATATCTTTTTTCTCTGAGAAAGACTGGACAGAACTTTTGCGACTTCAGGAAAGTGTTTACGGACTTGTATCCAAATTGAGAGAGATAAGTCCGAAACTTACGGAAGAGGATTTAAGGGTATGTGCTTTTTTACGCGAAGGCGTTCAGCCCGCTTGTTTTGCTGATTTAATGAAACTGACTGTTGAGACTCTGACCCGGAGAATTTCCAGGATAAAAACGGAGAAACTGATGTTGGCAAACTCTAAAAAATCGTTGGAAGATATTGTAAAATCATTGTAG
- a CDS encoding thiamine phosphate synthase translates to MFDVQFITHFTASISYSDSARIALEGGCRWVQLRMKDASSEELKATAMQVQELCRQYGATFIIDDHVELVKQIGADGVHLGKLDMPIKEARERLGKDFIIGGTANTFEDIRQHAADGADYIGCGPFRFTTTKQKLSPILALDGYHSILTQMHEEGITIPVVAIGGITREDIPSLKASGLSGIALSGSILKAENPVREMETIIRLTQ, encoded by the coding sequence ATGTTTGACGTACAATTCATTACGCATTTTACGGCATCCATTTCTTATTCGGACTCCGCACGCATAGCCCTTGAAGGGGGATGCCGCTGGGTTCAGCTTCGGATGAAGGATGCTTCTTCAGAAGAACTGAAAGCCACAGCCATGCAAGTGCAGGAACTCTGCCGCCAATACGGAGCCACGTTCATCATTGATGACCACGTGGAACTGGTGAAACAGATTGGCGCGGACGGTGTCCACTTAGGAAAACTGGATATGCCGATAAAAGAAGCAAGGGAAAGGCTGGGCAAAGATTTCATTATTGGCGGAACAGCCAACACATTCGAGGACATCCGGCAACATGCCGCTGATGGCGCCGACTACATCGGTTGCGGCCCTTTCCGCTTCACAACTACCAAACAAAAGTTATCACCCATTCTGGCGCTGGACGGTTATCATTCCATCCTGACGCAAATGCACGAAGAAGGAATAACAATTCCTGTCGTTGCCATCGGTGGAATCACACGTGAGGACATCCCATCCCTGAAAGCATCAGGACTGAGCGGAATAGCATTGAGCGGCAGTATTCTAAAAGCTGAGAATCCGGTACGTGAAATGGAAACAATTATACGACTGACCCAATAG